From a region of the Mobula birostris isolate sMobBir1 chromosome 28, sMobBir1.hap1, whole genome shotgun sequence genome:
- the LOC140189108 gene encoding histone H4, with protein sequence MSGRGKGGKGLGKGGAKRHRKVLRDNIQGITKPAIRRLARRGGVKRISGLIYEETRGVLKVFLENVIRDAVTYTEHAKRKTVTAMDVVYALKRQGRTLYGFGG encoded by the coding sequence atgtctggcagagggaaaggaggcaaAGGACTGGGCAAAGGCGGAGCCAAGCGGCACCGTAAAGTGCTCCGTGATAACATCCAGGGCATCACCAAACCGGCCATCCGCCGTCTGGCTCGCCGTGGCGGCGTCAAGCGGATCTCGGGTCTGATCTACGAGGAGACCCGCGGGGTGCTGAAGGTTTTCCTGGAGAATGTGATCCGGGATGCGGTCACCTACACTGAACACGCCAAACGCAAGACGGTGACTGCCATGGATGTGGTGTATGCTCTGAAACGCCAGGGCCGCACTCTCTATGGCTTCGGCGGCTGA
- the LOC140188976 gene encoding histone H3 has protein sequence MARTKQTARKSTGGKAPRKQLATKAARKSAPATGGVKKPHRYRPGTVALREIRRYQKSTELLIRKLPFQRLVREIAQDFKTDLRFQSSAVMALQEASEAYLVGLFEDTNLCAIHAKRVTIMPKDIQLARRIRGERA, from the coding sequence ATGGCCCGCACCAAGCAGACAGCGCGTAAATCGACCGGAGGGAAAGCTCCTCGTAAACAGTTAGCAACCAAAGCGGCGCGGAAGAGCGCTCCAGCCACCGGCGGAGTGAAGAAGCCTCATCGCTACCGGCCTGGCACCGTGGCTCTGCGGGAGATCCGGCGCTACCAGAAATCCACCGAGCTGCTCATCCGCAAACTTCCCTTCCAGCGCCTGGTGCGGGAGATCGCTCAGGACTTCAAAACCGATCTGCGCTTCCAGAGCTCGGCCGTCATGGCCCTGCAGGAGGCTAGCGAGGCTTACCTGGTCGGGCTGTTTGAGGACACTAACCTGTGCGCCATCCACGCCAAGCGAGTCACCATCATGCCCAAGGACATCCAGTTGGCCCGCCGCATTCGCGGGGAGCGCGCCTAA